One window of Paludibacter propionicigenes WB4 genomic DNA carries:
- a CDS encoding LrgB family protein — MNNVLDHIRPLISTEVFLLMFSMGTFLLGVFIYKRTKIALLPPLLISMIIIIPFLKFTGIDYPTFYKQTRILNFMLGPSVVALGYVLYEQIEHIRGNVVSILTSVFVGSLVGILSVVLVARLMGADHIMMASLAPKSVTTPIAMSLSEKSGGVPSLTAAFVVICGIFGGLAGPIVLRKLGIKSKIAQGLAMGSASHALGTARAMEMGAVEGAISGLAIGIMGIMTALLVPFAERLF, encoded by the coding sequence ATGAATAATGTATTAGACCACATCAGACCGCTTATCAGCACGGAGGTTTTTCTGTTGATGTTTTCGATGGGTACATTCCTGTTGGGTGTGTTTATCTATAAACGTACAAAAATAGCTTTGCTTCCGCCGCTGCTTATCTCGATGATTATCATCATTCCTTTCCTGAAATTTACAGGTATCGATTATCCTACGTTTTACAAGCAAACCCGAATACTGAACTTTATGCTTGGTCCCAGTGTGGTGGCGCTGGGTTATGTGCTTTACGAACAAATAGAACATATACGCGGAAACGTGGTTTCTATCCTTACGTCCGTGTTTGTGGGTAGTCTGGTGGGCATACTAAGTGTAGTGCTTGTTGCCAGATTAATGGGTGCCGATCACATTATGATGGCTTCGCTGGCTCCAAAGTCGGTTACTACGCCTATAGCCATGAGCCTGTCCGAAAAATCGGGCGGAGTTCCTTCGCTCACGGCAGCTTTTGTGGTGATATGCGGTATATTTGGCGGACTGGCCGGACCCATAGTACTCCGAAAATTAGGGATTAAAAGTAAAATAGCACAAGGCCTGGCTATGGGCTCTGCTTCTCATGCTTTAGGCACTGCCCGCGCCATGGAAATGGGAGCGGTAGAAGGAGCTATCAGTGGCCTGGCTATCGGTATTATGGGCATTATGACTGCTTTGCTTGTACCCTTTGCCGAGAGGTTGTTTTAA